In one Streptomyces sp. NBC_01288 genomic region, the following are encoded:
- a CDS encoding TetR/AcrR family transcriptional regulator, with protein sequence MAGKKQFDVEVALDAAMVQFWRDGYADTSLDDLSNATGLNRSSLYSSFGDKESLYLRCLDRYALRYGDKYEQALSSGVFGEPLSAIRAFFEVTLHRIADPDVPDGCLVAQTAMATPVLSPAIAARAVEAVGLQRARLRTALHTAELSEGDAEDHATHITAVNQSLAVMSRAGASGRQLGAIVGISMNALSQALRGRD encoded by the coding sequence ATGGCCGGGAAGAAGCAGTTCGACGTGGAGGTCGCGCTCGACGCGGCGATGGTTCAGTTCTGGCGGGACGGATACGCCGACACCTCGCTCGACGACCTCTCCAACGCGACCGGGCTGAACCGGAGTTCGCTCTACTCCTCGTTCGGCGACAAGGAGTCGCTCTATCTGCGTTGCCTGGACCGGTACGCCCTCCGGTACGGGGACAAGTACGAACAGGCGCTCTCCTCCGGGGTGTTCGGGGAACCGTTGTCGGCGATCCGGGCGTTCTTCGAGGTCACCCTTCACCGCATCGCCGACCCCGACGTACCGGACGGATGCCTGGTCGCCCAGACCGCGATGGCGACGCCCGTGCTCAGCCCCGCCATCGCCGCGCGCGCGGTCGAAGCCGTGGGGCTTCAGCGCGCGCGGCTGCGAACGGCCCTGCACACGGCGGAGTTGAGCGAGGGTGACGCCGAGGACCACGCCACTCACATCACGGCGGTCAACCAGTCGCTGGCCGTGATGAGCAGGGCCGGGGCGAGCGGCAGGCAGCTCGGCGCGATCGTCGGCATCAGCATGAACGCGCTCTCGCAGGCTTTGCGCGGCCGGGACTAG
- a CDS encoding bifunctional 4-hydroxy-2-oxoglutarate aldolase/2-dehydro-3-deoxy-phosphogluconate aldolase, whose product MTQHHIPERPFLTTQLTSTRVMAILRSADASGLPAAARALAAGGVTCLEVTLTTGGALDAIARIKDELGAAVSVGAGTVLTASDTRDALAAGAEFLVAPNVEPDVIRAAADLNVPFYPGAWTATEVITAWRAGAAAVKLFPACTGGPTHLAQLRAPLPEIPLMAVGGVDLEAAGLYMAAGALAVGVGSPLLRGADRDPAPEALSALTARARALLKTVRPDTGAEEKHL is encoded by the coding sequence GTGACGCAGCATCACATCCCTGAACGGCCCTTTCTCACAACCCAGTTGACCAGTACCCGGGTCATGGCCATCCTCAGGTCGGCCGACGCCTCCGGGCTGCCCGCCGCGGCCCGTGCCCTCGCGGCCGGCGGGGTCACCTGCCTGGAGGTCACCCTCACCACCGGGGGCGCACTGGACGCGATCGCCCGTATCAAGGACGAACTCGGCGCCGCCGTCTCGGTGGGCGCGGGTACGGTCCTCACCGCGTCCGACACCCGGGACGCGCTGGCGGCGGGCGCGGAGTTCCTGGTCGCCCCCAACGTCGAACCGGACGTCATCCGCGCCGCTGCGGATCTCAACGTCCCCTTCTACCCCGGCGCTTGGACGGCGACCGAGGTGATCACCGCGTGGCGGGCGGGCGCGGCGGCCGTGAAACTCTTCCCGGCGTGCACGGGAGGTCCGACCCACCTGGCCCAACTCCGGGCCCCGCTACCGGAGATACCGCTCATGGCGGTCGGCGGCGTGGACCTGGAGGCGGCGGGACTGTACATGGCCGCGGGGGCACTCGCCGTGGGCGTCGGGTCCCCGTTGTTGCGCGGCGCCGACCGGGACCCCGCTCCGGAGGCGCTGAGCGCCCTCACGGCACGGGCACGCGCACTGCTGAAGACGGTCAGGCCCGACACCGGGGCCGAGGAGAAGCATCTGTGA
- a CDS encoding sugar kinase has product MNTRKPVEGDEPYLVTVGETLGVLSAAGPGPLALGTTLRLGIAGAESNVAVGVSRLGGRATWIGRVSDDELGELVLRELRAEGVTALAVRDPAPTSLLLKEKRTSTHHRMRYYRTATAGVRLSPEDIPEEVVAGAAVLHITGITPALGEGPARAVRRAVDVARSAGVLVSLDINFRSLLWNEDEAREAVLPLLRDSDLVFAGPHEARLAVPDRHEPEELAKGICELGPSGAVIKLGAEGAFALVDGRPYRQPALPARVHDSVGAGDAFVAGYLAELLAGAAPELRLDTAARLGAFAVGTEGDWEGLPRRAELALLDHHDDVLR; this is encoded by the coding sequence GTGAACACCCGCAAGCCAGTTGAGGGTGACGAGCCCTACCTCGTCACCGTGGGCGAGACCCTCGGCGTCCTGTCCGCCGCCGGCCCCGGCCCGCTCGCCCTGGGCACCACCCTGCGCCTCGGCATCGCCGGCGCCGAGTCGAACGTGGCCGTGGGCGTCAGCCGTCTGGGCGGCCGGGCGACGTGGATCGGCCGCGTGAGCGACGACGAACTGGGCGAGCTGGTGCTGCGCGAGCTGCGAGCCGAGGGCGTCACCGCCCTCGCGGTACGCGATCCGGCGCCGACTTCCCTTCTCCTCAAGGAGAAACGCACCAGTACGCATCACCGGATGCGCTACTACCGGACGGCGACGGCGGGGGTGCGCCTGTCCCCCGAGGACATTCCGGAGGAGGTGGTGGCGGGGGCGGCTGTCCTCCACATCACCGGCATCACACCGGCGTTGGGGGAGGGTCCGGCACGGGCGGTCCGCCGTGCGGTGGATGTGGCAAGAAGCGCGGGGGTGTTGGTGTCGCTCGACATCAACTTCCGCTCCCTCCTCTGGAACGAGGACGAGGCGAGGGAGGCGGTCCTGCCTCTCCTCCGGGACAGCGACCTGGTGTTCGCGGGCCCGCACGAGGCGCGGCTCGCGGTACCGGACCGCCACGAGCCCGAGGAACTGGCCAAGGGAATCTGCGAGTTGGGCCCGTCGGGGGCAGTCATCAAACTGGGCGCGGAGGGAGCCTTCGCGCTCGTCGACGGCCGGCCGTACCGCCAACCCGCGCTGCCCGCCCGCGTCCACGACTCGGTGGGCGCCGGAGATGCCTTCGTGGCGGGCTACTTGGCCGAGCTGCTGGCGGGCGCCGCGCCTGAACTCCGGTTGGACACGGCGGCTCGGCTGGGCGCGTTCGCGGTCGGCACGGAGGGCGACTGGGAGGGCCTCCCGCGCCGAGCCGAACTCGCACTGCTCGACCACCACGACGACGTACTCCGCTGA
- a CDS encoding SDR family oxidoreductase produces the protein MIVVTGATGNIGRPLTRALAEAGQQVTAVSRHAATGTDTGTGAGKVPDGVRHVAADLAEPAGLEPALAGAKALFLLLSGDLHAGGADPADIIAVAEAAGVRRVVLLSTQGVATRPFGPTRIAMRALEDVLRESGLEWAILRPGGFASNALWWAESIRTRGVVAAPFGDIGVPIVDPADIAEVAAACLLDNQHTGGVYELTGPEVITPRRQAEAIAAALGSPVRFHDLTREEAKAAMSQSMPPELAEDTLTILGAPSPAELRISPDIERVLGRTPRPFADWAARHVAAFR, from the coding sequence ATGATCGTGGTGACCGGGGCTACCGGGAACATCGGCCGGCCGTTGACGCGGGCGTTGGCCGAGGCGGGACAGCAGGTGACGGCGGTGTCGCGGCACGCGGCGACGGGGACGGATACGGGTACGGGGGCGGGGAAGGTGCCGGACGGCGTCCGGCATGTCGCCGCCGACCTGGCCGAACCGGCGGGCCTCGAACCCGCGTTGGCCGGAGCGAAGGCGCTGTTCCTCCTCCTCTCCGGCGACCTGCACGCCGGCGGAGCCGACCCGGCCGACATCATCGCCGTGGCCGAGGCCGCCGGGGTCCGCCGGGTCGTCCTGCTCTCCACCCAGGGCGTGGCGACCAGGCCCTTCGGCCCGACACGGATCGCGATGCGCGCGCTGGAGGACGTACTGCGGGAGTCCGGCCTGGAGTGGGCGATCCTGCGGCCGGGCGGCTTCGCCTCCAACGCCCTGTGGTGGGCCGAGTCCATCCGTACGCGAGGGGTCGTGGCCGCGCCCTTCGGCGACATCGGGGTACCGATCGTCGACCCGGCGGACATCGCCGAGGTCGCGGCCGCCTGCCTGCTGGACAACCAACACACGGGCGGTGTCTACGAGTTGACCGGCCCGGAGGTGATCACGCCGCGCCGGCAGGCGGAGGCCATCGCCGCCGCACTGGGCTCGCCGGTACGGTTCCACGACCTCACCCGCGAGGAGGCCAAGGCCGCCATGTCCCAGAGCATGCCGCCCGAACTCGCCGAGGACACCCTGACCATCCTCGGCGCCCCCAGCCCCGCCGAACTGCGCATCAGCCCGGACATCGAACGGGTCCTGGGCCGCACCCCGCGCCCGTTCGCGGACTGGGCCGCGCGCCATGTCGCCGCGTTCCGCTGA
- a CDS encoding alpha/beta fold hydrolase, which produces MTEADVTPNGSPDQNATPTSAGVAGLPLRDLPGFTHRWVDADGIRLHAVEGGSPSAPTVVLLAGFPQNWWAWHQVMPRLAERFHVIAVDLPGQGHSDRPDEGYDSHTLASRVQAALTALDVPKYWLAAHDIGACVAFSLALKYQDHLHGVALLDAGIPGITLPDTIPTDPERAWKTWHLAFHLVPELPETLITGREREYVGWFLRTKTLSPTTFSAAEIDYYAASIAAEGGLRAALAYFRDAEESARENRAALASLGGHLTLPVLGISSSHGSIPDMAASLGPWAKNITGVVVPDAGHFIPEEQPDAVVRALGAFVDHVGVG; this is translated from the coding sequence ATGACCGAAGCCGACGTCACCCCGAACGGCTCACCCGACCAGAACGCGACCCCCACCTCGGCCGGCGTCGCCGGTCTGCCGCTGCGCGACCTCCCCGGTTTCACCCACCGCTGGGTCGACGCGGACGGAATCCGCCTGCACGCCGTGGAAGGCGGCAGCCCGAGCGCCCCTACGGTCGTGCTGCTCGCCGGATTCCCGCAGAACTGGTGGGCCTGGCACCAGGTGATGCCCCGCCTCGCCGAGCGCTTCCACGTGATCGCGGTCGACCTGCCGGGCCAGGGCCACTCCGACCGCCCCGACGAGGGCTACGACAGCCACACCCTCGCCTCCCGCGTGCAGGCCGCGCTGACCGCACTCGACGTGCCGAAGTACTGGCTCGCCGCCCACGACATCGGGGCCTGCGTAGCCTTCTCGCTCGCCCTGAAGTACCAGGACCACCTGCACGGCGTCGCCCTCCTCGACGCCGGCATCCCCGGCATCACCCTCCCGGACACCATCCCCACGGACCCCGAACGCGCCTGGAAAACCTGGCACTTGGCCTTCCACCTGGTCCCCGAACTCCCCGAGACCCTGATCACCGGCCGCGAACGGGAGTACGTGGGTTGGTTCTTGAGGACGAAAACCCTCTCCCCGACGACTTTCAGCGCCGCCGAGATCGACTACTACGCCGCCTCCATCGCAGCCGAGGGAGGCCTCCGAGCGGCCCTCGCCTACTTCCGCGACGCCGAGGAGTCAGCCCGCGAGAACCGTGCCGCCCTCGCTTCCCTGGGCGGCCACCTGACCCTCCCGGTCCTCGGAATCTCCAGCTCCCACGGCTCGATCCCCGACATGGCCGCCTCCCTCGGCCCCTGGGCGAAGAACATCACCGGCGTCGTCGTCCCGGACGCCGGGCACTTCATTCCGGAGGAGCAACCCGACGCGGTTGTAAGGGCGTTGGGCGCGTTCGTCGATCACGTGGGAGTCGGGTAA
- a CDS encoding lactonase family protein: MAEAGRVVVLTGSYTPDTGGEGVGVTALRFTPGDGLGVVDAVAASGASYLAAHPTLPVVYTTHESTPGAVSAFGLREGAAPVPLGAPLTSGGANPCHLTVHPSGDYLLTANYGTDTLPGTVAVHRLDADGRLTDLTDVVEHEGSGPVTGRQEGTHAHQVVVDPAGRYVLATDLGADTVFTYELEPDPGKLKPVAASRLRPGSGPRHLAFTPSGDLVLSADELSSTVTCHRYDAETGTLHEVSRIPATAVADIPNQPAGIVTSDCGRYVWVTNRGPDTVAAFRITGTALEPLGEIPSGGNWPRGLTTAAGHLLVANQHSGTVAALGILEDGSLVESGVVVAVASVVCALVI; this comes from the coding sequence ATGGCTGAAGCAGGGCGAGTTGTTGTTCTGACCGGTTCGTACACGCCGGACACGGGTGGTGAGGGCGTCGGTGTGACGGCGCTGCGTTTCACTCCGGGGGACGGCCTGGGCGTGGTGGACGCGGTGGCGGCGAGCGGGGCGTCGTACCTGGCGGCGCACCCGACCCTGCCCGTCGTCTACACGACGCACGAGTCGACGCCGGGCGCGGTGAGCGCGTTCGGTCTGCGGGAGGGGGCGGCGCCGGTACCGCTGGGAGCACCCCTGACCAGCGGTGGAGCGAACCCCTGCCACCTGACCGTCCACCCGAGCGGCGACTACCTCCTCACCGCCAACTACGGCACGGACACGTTGCCCGGCACGGTGGCGGTCCACCGCCTGGACGCGGACGGCCGGCTCACGGACCTGACGGACGTGGTCGAACACGAGGGTTCGGGCCCGGTGACCGGCCGCCAGGAGGGCACCCACGCCCACCAGGTCGTCGTGGACCCGGCCGGCCGCTACGTCCTGGCCACGGACCTGGGCGCGGACACGGTGTTCACGTACGAACTGGAGCCGGATCCAGGCAAGTTGAAGCCCGTGGCCGCCTCCCGACTCCGCCCGGGCTCCGGCCCCCGCCACCTCGCCTTCACCCCGAGCGGCGACCTGGTCCTCAGCGCCGACGAACTCTCCTCGACGGTGACCTGCCACCGCTACGACGCCGAGACCGGCACCCTGCACGAGGTGTCACGGATACCGGCAACGGCCGTAGCGGACATCCCCAACCAGCCCGCCGGCATCGTGACTTCGGACTGCGGACGCTACGTCTGGGTCACCAACCGGGGCCCGGACACGGTGGCGGCGTTCCGGATCACGGGTACGGCTCTTGAGCCCCTCGGGGAGATTCCCAGCGGAGGTAACTGGCCTCGGGGGCTGACCACGGCGGCGGGGCATCTGCTGGTGGCCAACCAACACAGCGGGACTGTCGCGGCGTTGGGGATATTGGAGGACGGGTCGTTGGTGGAGTCGGGGGTGGTGGTCGCCGTGGCGTCGGTGGTGTGTGCGTTGGTGATCTGA